In the genome of Cryptosporangium aurantiacum, the window CGCTGGAGCGCGACCTCGAACAAATTCTGGACGCCGGGCAGCGCACAACCGTCCGGGTGGTCAACCTGGACCGCCTGGCCGACGAGGTGGTCGCCGAGCGTCACGGCGCGCTCCGGTACGTGACCGACGACGAGTACGCCCGGCTCTGGGCGGACGCCTCCCGGCGCACCGGCGGCCGGTACGGGCCGCACTTCCTGCGCCGCGAGTGGGAGGGCGTCGTCTTCGCGCAGCGGATCGCCGACCTCGACGGGTACCTCGCCGCCGACCGGCGCGGGCGCGGCCTGCGGCTGGCCACCGCGCAGCGGCAGCAGCTCTGGCCGGGCCTCGCCGAAGCGAGCCGGGTGCTGCTGGCCACCGGCGTGTGGACTCCGCTCACCGTCGCCGACCAGGCCGCGCAGCTGCTGGCCGAGCGTCCGGAGCCGTTGTTCCGCCACGTCGTCGTCGACGAGGTGCAGGACCTGCACCCCGCGCAGTGGCGGCTGCTGCGGGCCGCGGCTGCGGCCGGGCCCGACGACCTGTTCCTCACCGGAGACCCGCACCAGCGCATCCACGGATATCGGGTGCACCTCAAAACGCTCGGTATCGACGTCGAGGGCCGGTCGACTCGGCTGACCGTGAACTACCGCACGACCGCCCAGATCCTCGGCTGGGCGATGCGGGTGCTCGCCGAGTCCGACTCGGACGACTTGGACGGCGGCGTCGACTCGATGCGCGGATACCGCTCGGCCGGGCGCGGCGCGGACCCGGAGCTGGTCGGTTACCCGAACGCGGCGGCCGAGCTGGCGGGGCTGGCCGAGGCGGTCCGGCGCTGGCACTCCGACGGCGTCGACTGGCGGGAGATCGGGGTCGCCGCCAGGACACCGCGGGTGGCACGGGGCGCCGCGGCCGCGCTCGCCGACGCGCGCGTACCGGTGGGCGAGGACGGGATCACGGTCGGCACGATGCACGGGATGAAGGGTCTGGAGTTCCGGCGAGCCGCGCTGATCGGCGTGAACGACGGTGCGGTGCCCGACCCGTCGGCGCTCACCCCCGAGGACGACGATCCACTCGGGTACGCGCTGGATCTGCAGGAGGAGCGGTCGGTGTTGTTCGTGGCCGCCACCCGGGGTCGGGAGCTGCTGCGGGTCTCCTGGTGGGGATCGCCGAGTTCGCTAATCCCCCGCTGATACGGCTCAGTATCACCAACATCCCCATATCCCTTATAAAACAGGGATTATCAATCGATACCGGGGCGTCGTCGTCGCACCACGCAAATCGGTGGAAGGATCTTGGCGTATGAGCCAACGGACGCCGAAGCGCAGGCCGTCATCAACCCGCCCGCGCTCGTCCACGCACTTGTCCCTGGCTACCCCACCGGAGTCCACTCCTCCGCCCGAGACGACCCACCCAGCCGACGCGCTGCCGGAGAACCTGGTCCGGCTGCTGTTCCGCCAGGCAGCTGACCTGGTCGAGGACGGGGACCCGATCCAAACCGAACTCTGGTGCTCGGACGTGCTGGGGGCGGTCTGGTCCGCCACGGACGGGGATCCCGCCGCCGAGGACACGTTCGCCGACGCCTGGGTGGCCGCCGCCGAAGCCGTGGACGGCACCGACCGCCCGGCGGCGCTGACCGCGCTGACCGCGTTGAGCCGGATCGCGAGCAGCGCGTCCGCCCGCCGGACCGCTGCGGCGGCCGCGGACCGGATCGCGGCCACCGGGGTACCGCGGCCACGTTGGGCAACCGCTGTGGACGACCTCTCCGCCGGAGAATGCTGGCACTACGGGGACGTGTTCGGCGACCAGGAGACGATTCTCTGCGCGTTCCGGCGCGGGCCGAACGAGCACGCGATGCTCGTCCTGATCGACCACACGCTCGGCGGCATCGCCAAGGACGTCTTTTTCACCGAGGCGGTCGCCGGCAGCCTCGCCGACCTGCAGTACGAGCTCGCCGCCACACCGGTGGCGTTCCTTGAGCCGATCGAGCCCGCAGCGGCCCGGCGCCGCCTGCAGCAGGCGTTCACGATCACCGACGGGCTGGTCGAGCCCCGGGTCAACGAGGAGCTGGCACCGCACCGGGCCCTGGCGCTGGCCAGGGTCCGGCAGCTGCCGCCGAGCATCGAGACCGTCACCCCGGAGCCGGACGTGGAGCCGGACGCGCTGATCGCCGAGTTCCTCGCCGCACCGGAGGCCGCCGATCTCCTCGACACCGACCTCGCCGGCCGCTGGGCGCGGCTGCTCGTCGACCGCGCGATCGCGCACGCCGATGTCCCCGCCCGGGTCGGGCCCGGCGTCCTCGACGAACTGCTGCTGGTCGACGTCCCCGAACACGCGCTGCTGGACGCGGCGTCGAAGAGCGCGATGCCTGCCGTCCTCACGGCCTGGACGCGCTGGGCCGGCCGCAGGCAGGGCCTGCCCACATCGGCGCTCACGTGGCTGGAGACCGCGCTTGAGGAGATGCTGGACGAGTTCCCCGAGGCCTACCGCGACCCGGACGCGGTGGCCCATCGCAACACCTGCCCGGACACCGTCGACCTCCGATCGAACCGTCCGTCCCGGCTGGCTACGCCGCTGATCTCGCCAAGTGTGTTGCGCGCCACATCCGGGGCAGGAAAAGTGGGACGCGCGCGACCGAAATAGGCAGATCGAGGCGCCGCGCCCAGACCGGGGGAGGTGGCGGTGACCGGGCTAGAACTTCCACCCAGCGCGGTAGACGTTGATTACGGGGCGCTCGGCTGGGGTGCCGGGCGGACGATGTCGGACTTCGAGGCCGGAATGTGGCGGCTGGAGGCAGCCGAGCCGCGGTTACGGTCGACGATCGCCGCGATCGACGTCCTCGACACCACGCCGGACTGGGACCGGCTCGTCGCCGCCCACGAGTGGGCGCTCGGCGTCGTACCCCGCTTCCGGATGCGGGTGGTCGATCCGCCGTTCCAGCTCGGCAAGCCGGTCTGGTCGGTCGATCCCGAGTTCGACCTGGGTTATCACCTGCGCCGGATCCGCCTGCCCGAGCCGGGCACGTTCGCGGCGGCGCTGGAACTCTGCCGCACGGTGGTCGACCGGCCGTTCGATCGGGCCCGGCCGCCGTGGGAGGCGCTACTCGTCGAAGGCCTCGCCGACGGCACCGCCATCTATCTACTCAAGACCCACCACAGCATCACCGACGGCATGGGCGGCATGCAGCTGGTGACGCTCCTGCACAGCCGCAGGCGGGAACCGACACCGGACAAACCGTCCGCGCTGCCGCCACCGCCGGAGCAGCTGAGCGGCCTCGATGCGCTCCGCGAGCAGCTCACCGACCAGATCCGCACGCTCCCGGAGACCGTGCTCAGCCGCGCGCAGGCCGGCCTGCGGCTGGCCGAGCGTGCGGTGCGCGACCCGGGCAGCGCGATCGGATTCACGCAGTCGCTGCTGCGCCTGGCGGCGCCACCGTCGTGTCCACCGTCGCCGATCCTGCGCGGGCGCGGGCTCGGCCGTCGGTTCGGCACGCTGGAGACGACGGTCGACGAGTTGCGGGGCGCCGCGAAGGCCGCGGGCGGCTCGCTGAACGACGCCTACCTGGCGGCGCTACTCGCGGGGTTCCGCCGCTACCACGAGCGGCTCGACGCACCCATCGACCTGCTGCCGATCGGGATGCCGATCAGCCTGCGCGACTCAGCCGACCCGATGGGCGGCAACCGGTTCGGCGTCGCCCGGTTCGCGGCGCCGATCGGCGTCCGGGACCCGGCCGACCGCATCCGGCGCATCCGTGAGCTGGTGCTCGACGCGCGGGCCGAGCCGGCGGCCGACATCCTGACGCTCGCCGCGCCCGCGCTGTCGCGGCTGCCGGTCGCGGCGGTGGCCCGCTGGTATCTCGGCCAGACCAGCCTGATCGACCTGCAAGCGAGCAACGTCGCCGGGATACCGGTGCCGGTATACATGGCCGGCGCCCGGATCGACCGGATGTTCCCGTTCGCGCCCGCGCCCGGCTGCGGGGTGATGGCGACGCTCGTCTCGCACACCGGCACCTGCTGCATCGGCGTCACGATCGACACCGCGGCCGTGACCGAGCCGGACGTTTTCCTCGAATGCCTCGCCGAGGGGCTGGACGAGGTGCTCGCGCTCCGCCCTGCGAAGCCGCGCACCCCGAAGAAGCGCCCGTCGTCGGGCCGGACGACCCGCGCCAAGAAGTCGACGAACGATCGGACGGAAGGAGCGCAGTGATGCGCGACGCAGAACCAGACTCCGTCCGGAGCGGGACGCTCTACCTGGTCCAGTCGGACACCCCGCAGGAACGGCAGATCATCGCGGCCTGGCTCACCGAGCAGCTGGAGAACGAGTCGGGCGACGGCGGGCGGCTGGTCGTCGACCTGACCGACGGCCGGCTCCACGAGACCATCGACAACGCCGGTGACCTGCTGGTCACCCCGCTCCGGGTGGCCTGGCTGCCGGCCGCCGAGGACGAGAAGCCGCTGACGAAGCTCCGCACGACGGTGGCCCGGATGGGTGCCCGCCGCTCGCAGTCGACCGTGCAGCGGCTGCTCGTGCGCCAGGGGGCCGACCGGTACCGGGTGCTGGTCGGCAAACCGGCGACGGTCGACGACCTGCGCGAGCGCTGGCAGCGGCTGGCGTCCAAGGACGGCTTCGACAGCTTCGTGCGGCGGCAGGCCGTGCTCGCGCTCGACCGTGCCGAGCGCGCCCTGATCGGCAGCCAGTACAAGGTCGCCCGCTACGTGGTGGAGGAGATCACCGCGAGCCCGCGCTTCCGTGCCGGCGTCGAGAAGCTCGCGGACGAGCTGGACCTGCCGGTCGCGGAGGTCAGCCAGCGGGCGCTGGGCGCGCTGCACCAGATGGTCGCGGCACAGGACCGCCGGGCGATCGATGCCTGGAACCGGCTCGGCCGGTACTTCTCCCGCGCCTACCGGGTGGTCGTCGACGACTCGAAGGCCGACGACCTGCGCGAGCTCGGGCGCAAGTACCCGCTGGTCTTCCTGCCCAGCCACCGCTCCTATCTCGATCCGCTGGTGCTCCGCCCGGCGCTGCTGGCACACGGCCTGCCGCTCAACCACGTGATGGGCGGGATCAACATCGACTTCTGGCCGGTCGGGCCGCTCACCCGGCGCAGCGGCTACGTGTTCATCCGGCGCAGCATCGCCGACGACGCGGTGTACCGCTGGGTGCTCCGCGAGTACATGGGTTACCTGCTCTCCAAGCGCTTCAACCTGGAGTGGTACATCGAGGGCGGGCGCAGCCGCACCGGCAAGCTCCGTCCGCCCCGCTACGGGCTGCTCACCTACCTGGCCGAAGCGTTCCGGTCCAGCGGCGCCGAGGACGTGTACCTGGTACCGGTCTCGCTCAGCTACGACCAGCTCTACGAGGTCGGCGTGATGGCCGAGGAGGCGCACGGCGCCGCGAAGTCGCCGGAGAGCTTCGCCTGGCTGCTGAAGTTCAACCGGGCACAGAACAACCAGCGCGGATGCGTCCAGGTGCGGTTCGGCGAGCCGCTCTCGCTGCGGCAGGCGCTCGCCGACGCGCCGGACACCCGGCTCGCGGTGCAGAAGACCGCGTTCGAGGTCTGCCACCGGATCAACGAGGCGAGCCCGGTGATGCCCCGGTCGCTGGTGACGCTGGCGCTGCTGGGGATCGAGGACCGGGCGCTGACCGTCTCCGAGGTCGCCGCCGTCCTCGATCCGCTGACCGGGTACTTCGAGGCCCGTCAGCTGGCCACCCGCACCGGGCTCGGGCTCGCCGACGAGCGCGGCGTCCGCCACACGCTGGACGAGCTGGCGAGCTCGGGCGTCGTCGAGCGTTACGACAAGGGCACCGAGCCGGTCTACCGGATCGGCCCCGACCAGCACCTGGTCGCCGCGTTCTATCGGAACAACACGATCCACTTCCTGGTCACGCGGGCGGTGGCCGAGCTCATGCTGCAGGCCATCGCCGATGGGCAACCCGCCCCGGCGGATCTGATCGACTACGGCTGGAAGGCCGCGCTCGCGCTGCGCGACCTGCTGAAGTTCGAGTTCTTCTTCAGCGACAAGGACGCGTTCCGCTCCGAGCTGCACCGCGAGCTGGCCTTGATCGACCCGGAGTGGCGGGCGCGCCTCGCCGATCCGGACGGCGCCGCGACGCTGCTGGCCTCGGTTCGGCCGCACCTGGCCCACCGGGTCCTGCAGCCGTATCTGGAGGCGTACTGGGTGGTCGCCCAGCGGCTGGCCGCCCGCGACCCGCGGCAGCCGGTGGAGGCCAAGGCGTTCACCCGGGAGTGCCTCGACGTCGCCAAGCAGCTCCGGATGCAGCAGCAGTTGGCGAGCACCGAGTCGATCTCGGGTGAGTTGTTCGCGACCGCGCTCAAGCTGGCCGCGAACCACGACCTGGTCGACCCGGGGCGGGACGAGGTGCAGCAGGCCCGGCAGGAGTTCGCCGCGGAGATCACCGGCTGGGTGGAGCGGGTCCGCCGGGTGCGGGCGCTCGCGCTCGGCGAGACCGGCCACTCCGACGCCCCGGCCGAAGACGCCCTGCCCGGATACGCCCTGCCCGGAGACGCCCTGCCCGGAGACGCCCTGCCCGGAGACGCCCTGCCCGACGGCGGTCCGGCCGATGACGGCCTGCCCACAGCGGAACCGGCCGACGCCGGCAGCTCCGACCCGGATGGCCCCGAAGCCGCCGCGCCTCAGCCCGGCAGTTCCGACGCGGATGGCCCCGGAGCCGCCGCGCCCCAGCCCGGCAGCTCCGACCCGGCCGGCCCCGGAGCTGCCCCGCAGCCGCCCGGCGGCTCCGGGACGGCCGGGACCGGAGGGAACGAGAGCGTCGCGTCGCCTGCTGTGACCGTGAGTGCCCGTCGACCGGGGGTATCTCGAGCGTGAAGCTGAACGATCGGCTGGCGGCGATCGCCGCCGGCCCGCAGGGGCCGTCCGTCGGCGCGTTCTTCGACCTCGACGGGACGCTGATCGACGGGTACACCGCCGTCGCCGTGTACCGCGACCGGATCCGGAAGCGGGACGTCGGCCTGGCCGAGCTCGGACGGACGCTCGGGCTGGCGCTGGACATGCGCTTGCGCGGTGCCGACCTCGACGCGCTGGCCGCGTTCGCGGTCCGGGCGCTGGCCGGACGCCAGGAGGAGGACCTCGAGGAGTGGGGCGAGCGGCTGTTCCGGCAGCAGATCGCCGGGCTGATCTACCCCGGGGCGCGCCGGCTCGTCGAGGCGCACCGGCGGGCCGGGCACACGCTCGTGATGGCGACGTCCGCGACCTGGTTCCAAGCCGGGCCGGTGGCCAAGGACATGGAGTTCGACGAGGTGCTCTGCACCCGGCACAGCGTCAAGGACGGCATGCTCACCGGCGACCTGGCCGCGGGGTCGCTCTGGGGCCCGGCCAAGGCCCGCGCGGTCGAGGCGCACGCCGCGGAAGTGGGCATCTCGCTCACCGAGAGCTACGCGTACTCCAACGGCGCCGAGGACGTGCCGTTCCTGGCGGTGGCCGGGTACCCGTGCGCGCTGAACCCGGACGGCGACCTGCCAGCGGCCGCGCTGCTGCACGACTGGCCGGTGATGCGGCTCGACCCGCCGGGCAGCCGGTTCGGGGCGGCCGCCCTGGTCCGGACCGGTGTCGCGCTGGGTGCGCTGCTGGGGTCGGTCGGGCTGAGCACCGGCGTCGGGTTGCTGAGCCGTTCGCGGGCGACCGCCGCGAACCTGGCCGGCTCGATCGGTCCGGACCTGGCGCTGACGCTCGCCGGGGTTCGGGTGGAGGTCACCGGCGAGCACCACCTCTGGGCGCGGCGTCCGGCCGTGTTCATGTTCAACCACCAGAGCGGCCTGGATCTGGCGATCGTAGGCAGTCTGATCCGGCGGGACGTCACCGCGGTGGTCAAGAAGGAGGCCCGGTCCGACCCGCGGTTCGCGGCGATCGGCGCGCTGCTCGACGTCGCGTACGTCGATCGCGCGGCCGGGCGGGGACGCGCGGCGCTGGAGCC includes:
- a CDS encoding UvrD-helicase domain-containing protein, translated to MAQLAVHVEFLGEFGRLDPAQRDDVRAALARFPELPVEPVPGGRDDRLGTVRLTEELRATVAAPDDVRLLLGVRPEAEAVTWAKHHALAVNAASGVLDVTDVEELERLLPDYRKAAEEAPALLFDRLTDQQLHRLGISADVLAVARTVRTLDQLRTLEHALPEAQYTTLHLLGDGLLLSPDGDQPSYADDLAAAIRRSQGRIALVDGPVELLALLAIAPSRLRVFLHPEQETVAYRPSYAGPAIVFGGPGTGKSVTALHRVRHLVTRAEIPPSSVLLTSFSDELAAALERDLEQILDAGQRTTVRVVNLDRLADEVVAERHGALRYVTDDEYARLWADASRRTGGRYGPHFLRREWEGVVFAQRIADLDGYLAADRRGRGLRLATAQRQQLWPGLAEASRVLLATGVWTPLTVADQAAQLLAERPEPLFRHVVVDEVQDLHPAQWRLLRAAAAAGPDDLFLTGDPHQRIHGYRVHLKTLGIDVEGRSTRLTVNYRTTAQILGWAMRVLAESDSDDLDGGVDSMRGYRSAGRGADPELVGYPNAAAELAGLAEAVRRWHSDGVDWREIGVAARTPRVARGAAAALADARVPVGEDGITVGTMHGMKGLEFRRAALIGVNDGAVPDPSALTPEDDDPLGYALDLQEERSVLFVAATRGRELLRVSWWGSPSSLIPR
- a CDS encoding wax ester/triacylglycerol synthase domain-containing protein, which encodes MAVTGLELPPSAVDVDYGALGWGAGRTMSDFEAGMWRLEAAEPRLRSTIAAIDVLDTTPDWDRLVAAHEWALGVVPRFRMRVVDPPFQLGKPVWSVDPEFDLGYHLRRIRLPEPGTFAAALELCRTVVDRPFDRARPPWEALLVEGLADGTAIYLLKTHHSITDGMGGMQLVTLLHSRRREPTPDKPSALPPPPEQLSGLDALREQLTDQIRTLPETVLSRAQAGLRLAERAVRDPGSAIGFTQSLLRLAAPPSCPPSPILRGRGLGRRFGTLETTVDELRGAAKAAGGSLNDAYLAALLAGFRRYHERLDAPIDLLPIGMPISLRDSADPMGGNRFGVARFAAPIGVRDPADRIRRIRELVLDARAEPAADILTLAAPALSRLPVAAVARWYLGQTSLIDLQASNVAGIPVPVYMAGARIDRMFPFAPAPGCGVMATLVSHTGTCCIGVTIDTAAVTEPDVFLECLAEGLDEVLALRPAKPRTPKKRPSSGRTTRAKKSTNDRTEGAQ
- a CDS encoding glycerol-3-phosphate 1-O-acyltransferase, with amino-acid sequence MRDAEPDSVRSGTLYLVQSDTPQERQIIAAWLTEQLENESGDGGRLVVDLTDGRLHETIDNAGDLLVTPLRVAWLPAAEDEKPLTKLRTTVARMGARRSQSTVQRLLVRQGADRYRVLVGKPATVDDLRERWQRLASKDGFDSFVRRQAVLALDRAERALIGSQYKVARYVVEEITASPRFRAGVEKLADELDLPVAEVSQRALGALHQMVAAQDRRAIDAWNRLGRYFSRAYRVVVDDSKADDLRELGRKYPLVFLPSHRSYLDPLVLRPALLAHGLPLNHVMGGINIDFWPVGPLTRRSGYVFIRRSIADDAVYRWVLREYMGYLLSKRFNLEWYIEGGRSRTGKLRPPRYGLLTYLAEAFRSSGAEDVYLVPVSLSYDQLYEVGVMAEEAHGAAKSPESFAWLLKFNRAQNNQRGCVQVRFGEPLSLRQALADAPDTRLAVQKTAFEVCHRINEASPVMPRSLVTLALLGIEDRALTVSEVAAVLDPLTGYFEARQLATRTGLGLADERGVRHTLDELASSGVVERYDKGTEPVYRIGPDQHLVAAFYRNNTIHFLVTRAVAELMLQAIADGQPAPADLIDYGWKAALALRDLLKFEFFFSDKDAFRSELHRELALIDPEWRARLADPDGAATLLASVRPHLAHRVLQPYLEAYWVVAQRLAARDPRQPVEAKAFTRECLDVAKQLRMQQQLASTESISGELFATALKLAANHDLVDPGRDEVQQARQEFAAEITGWVERVRRVRALALGETGHSDAPAEDALPGYALPGDALPGDALPGDALPDGGPADDGLPTAEPADAGSSDPDGPEAAAPQPGSSDADGPGAAAPQPGSSDPAGPGAAPQPPGGSGTAGTGGNESVASPAVTVSARRPGVSRA
- a CDS encoding HAD-IB family hydrolase, with product MKLNDRLAAIAAGPQGPSVGAFFDLDGTLIDGYTAVAVYRDRIRKRDVGLAELGRTLGLALDMRLRGADLDALAAFAVRALAGRQEEDLEEWGERLFRQQIAGLIYPGARRLVEAHRRAGHTLVMATSATWFQAGPVAKDMEFDEVLCTRHSVKDGMLTGDLAAGSLWGPAKARAVEAHAAEVGISLTESYAYSNGAEDVPFLAVAGYPCALNPDGDLPAAALLHDWPVMRLDPPGSRFGAAALVRTGVALGALLGSVGLSTGVGLLSRSRATAANLAGSIGPDLALTLAGVRVEVTGEHHLWARRPAVFMFNHQSGLDLAIVGSLIRRDVTAVVKKEARSDPRFAAIGALLDVAYVDRAAGRGRAALEPAVAKLRAGVSIAIAPEGTRSPTPRLGRFKKGGFHLAVEAAVPIVPIVIRNAGDLMWRDSLLVHPGTVEVAVLEPIETAEWPADEVDKLVDVVRTQFDSTLRHWPVEN